GCGCCAGGGTTGCCAGTCGCTTCGGCGGCCCCACGGTCCGCGGCGAGTTCCCGCTCACGGGAGAAGACACCGAGGCCGACGAGCGCAACAGATGTGAGCGCCCAGCCGAGCGGATCGAGTCGCCACGGATCGTCCTCGTCGGACAGAAACTCCGCGGCGAACAGCGGCACGAGCAGCCACGACGTAAACTGGAGGTCGTCGTTCGCCAGATGCGCACACTCGTGGGCCAGCACGGCCTCGAGTTCGTCGCTCGAGAGCGTCTGTACGAGCCCCCTCGAGACGACGATGACGGGCGAGCCACGGCGGCGGACCGCAATCACCGGGTCGGTCGGCTGGGTGGTCGTGTATGCCATCGGTGTCGCATCCGACCGGACCCGAATCTCCGGTTCGGTGATGTCAAACTGCGTCGCCAGTCGTGTCGTCGCAGCCTCGAGCGCTCGTATCGCATCGGCGTCGATTTCCGACGCGGGGACAGTCCCCTCGAGCAGTTCGAGGCGCTCCAGTCGGATGGCGTGGGAGATGACGACGGCAAAACAGGGCAGGACCGGAATCGCGGCGATGACGAGCGTCCACAGGAAGCCGGTCTCGGTGAACTCGAACGGGCCGAGTTGCATCGCGACGAACATGATGGTCGCCGCGGCGAAGACGATGGTGACGTACGCGCTCGCGAGCAGCGTGACACCGGTGATGCCGGCTGCGAGGAGGGCTCGGACGCCGATCCCAATCGAGCCGGTCAGTCGCATATCGTGTGGTCTTGCCGTCGAAAGAAAAGCGGTCCGTTTTCTGCACCCGTGGGCACGGCGTGGCTTCCAGACGGCTACTGCTCGCTCGCCTCGAGGGCCTCCCGATTCTTGATCCACGCATCCGAGCCGTACTTTCGGTCGGCGAGGTCGCGGGCAGCCTCGAGTTCCTCGGCTCGCCACGTACCGTCGTCGGCGTCGCACCAGTCACCGAGCGCATCGCCGAGCGTCTCGAGTGCCGTCTCGCGGTCGATTTCGCCGACTTGCTCGCGGATACTCGTCACACGATCAGTAAACGTCGCGTCCGCGATGTCTGTCGCGAAGGTTCCGACGTGGCGTGTGGGCTCGAGATCGAAACTCAGAGAACCGTGCTGAATGACGACATCGCGCTGGCGGTACTGGGCGTTGCCGCTGATCTTCTTCGGACGGGCTGTGTCTGCAGCCCCTGCCGGTGCGACGATATCGTGTGCCGGATGAATGTCCCGCAGATAGCAGGCGGGCTGGTAAATCGCGTCCTGCTCGCTCGCCGCGAAGTCGGCGTCGACGCCGAGTCGGTCGAACGCCTCGAGAATCGGCTCGCAGAACAGGTCGTAACAGTCCATCAGGTCCCCCGGGACCTCGTCTGCGGGCGCGACAATCGTGTAGGAAATGTCCGCAAAGCGGTCGTGATAGATCCCGCCACCGCCGGTCTGTCTGCGGGTGACGCCGATGCCCTCGCGCTCGCAAAAGCCCCAGTCGACCGTCTCGGCGTCTTGGCGGTAGCCAAGCGAGAGGGTGCTTGGCTCCCACGAAAACGTTCGGACCGTTCTGATTCCGTCTGTGATGGCCGTCTCGGCGGCGACCTCCTCGAGGGCCATCTGGGTCGCGCCGTCGCGGGCATCGTCGCGGATGAGTCGCCAGTCGCGGTCCGCGAGGGAGCCGCTGGCTGCGTCGGTCATATGTACGTACTCACACTCGAGCGGATTAGCGTTGAGGGTTTACTCGAGACGCGGTTAGATGATTGCGATACATGATCGCAGTAGCGGACGATGTGTCGCAAAGTGTCGTCTGTTACTCAGGAAGCGACGGCCATGTTGTTGCGACCGTTTCCTCGATCAACTGTGTTTGGGCACGACGAAGTCGCTCCGATACGGAGGATGCAGAGATGTCTAACTCTGCTGCAACCTCTTTTAAAGAGGTCCGACGTGGAATCTGGAAAAACCCGTTCTCGTACGCAATTCTCAGCGCCTCGCGTTGTCGATCTGAGAGGCCATCGCCAGGTGGTTCAGACGCACCGTTTTGAGTAAGACGGTGCAACCGGAAGCCACCGTTTTGTTGCCAAAACAATGAAAACTCGGTGAACGCGTCCCGATTCGCAAACCAGCCCGACTGTCGCCATCCCTCCTTGGTCACTTCGATTCGCTCAATAACGGCCTCGACAGCGGCAAGCGATTTGAGTCCAGCAGGATTGTCGATGTGGTCCCCGAGCTGTTCCTCGAAGGTGAGGGCTGGGGTCGCTTGATATCGTCGTGTAGAGCCAGCCTCGCCAATCAGCATCCATTCGTCGATATCAACGGCCGCCGTTAGCGCTGCTTCAATTGCTGTCCGTGTACCGTCTGTGACGGTGATTATGAACAGTGGTGGATTGCCGTGATTGAATTGGAACTCGAACAGAACAGTTGCATCTGGTAGCTCTCTTGCAACCCCAACGAGCGGAAGTGCATCGCAGTAGATATCGAATTGCGCGAGAAGTCCCATGTAGTCACGTCTTTCTCAGCGACAATGTACGCATCGAAACTATCTGATGACTGACTGAAATCCCGTCGAATATAGTGACTTGTTGCGAGTTTGTTTTAGCACCAATCCGCGATAGACTGCACGATTTGTATTTCATTCTCTATTTAAATGCCCGTCTGACTGAGAGAACTGCTTACGCTGATTTCTCTCGAACAGTGGTTGTATGCAAACGATACAGTCCGAAACAGGCATTGAAGTAACATACGACTGTGACGGCGATGGCCCGCCGTTGATTCTCCTACACGGTGGGATGGCTCCAAAGGAATACTGGACGCCAATCGTCCCATACCTAGATGGGTATACGACGATCATTCCGCAGCGACCCGGATTTGGAACCTGTCCCGAGAGTCTAGCCGAGCTGACCGCTGATGACGTGTTGAATCGCGAAGTAAAGTATGTGCAAACGCTCGTCGAGGATATCGACCGTGATCCAATCTTGTTCGGGCATTCCTATGGGGCACTCACCGCGATTGAGGCTGCAACAAAAGTACCGGTTACGGCAGTCGTTGCGTACGAACCGGCGATCCTGCCTGCGGAGTATCGAGAAACAGCCAACCTTGCGGATCAGATGCAGACACGTATTGAGGCAGGGAAACCGGGTGAGGCGATAAAACAATACATTGAATTGGTTCTTCACCCCGGTGGTATTGACGACCTCGATGCGTGGCTGTCAGATTGGCCGGTGTGGCCGGACTGCATCGACCTTGCTGACGAAGTTCTCCGAATGAATCGCGCTGTCGAACGGTACCAGCTCCCACCCAGTCTCGACGTCACCGCACCTGTGCTCACACTGACCGGGACTAACGGACCCGATTTTCTTCGAAAGAG
The Natronolimnobius baerhuensis DNA segment above includes these coding regions:
- a CDS encoding M48 family metallopeptidase: MRLTGSIGIGVRALLAAGITGVTLLASAYVTIVFAAATIMFVAMQLGPFEFTETGFLWTLVIAAIPVLPCFAVVISHAIRLERLELLEGTVPASEIDADAIRALEAATTRLATQFDITEPEIRVRSDATPMAYTTTQPTDPVIAVRRRGSPVIVVSRGLVQTLSSDELEAVLAHECAHLANDDLQFTSWLLVPLFAAEFLSDEDDPWRLDPLGWALTSVALVGLGVFSRERELAADRGAAEATGNPGALASALERLADRRYRPSTDFRHARSTNAITVMPTLGEEGDLGGLRSTHPPLEGRLEALRSLAAE
- a CDS encoding lipoate--protein ligase family protein, which codes for MTDAASGSLADRDWRLIRDDARDGATQMALEEVAAETAITDGIRTVRTFSWEPSTLSLGYRQDAETVDWGFCEREGIGVTRRQTGGGGIYHDRFADISYTIVAPADEVPGDLMDCYDLFCEPILEAFDRLGVDADFAASEQDAIYQPACYLRDIHPAHDIVAPAGAADTARPKKISGNAQYRQRDVVIQHGSLSFDLEPTRHVGTFATDIADATFTDRVTSIREQVGEIDRETALETLGDALGDWCDADDGTWRAEELEAARDLADRKYGSDAWIKNREALEASEQ
- a CDS encoding alpha/beta fold hydrolase, producing MQTIQSETGIEVTYDCDGDGPPLILLHGGMAPKEYWTPIVPYLDGYTTIIPQRPGFGTCPESLAELTADDVLNREVKYVQTLVEDIDRDPILFGHSYGALTAIEAATKVPVTAVVAYEPAILPAEYRETANLADQMQTRIEAGKPGEAIKQYIELVLHPGGIDDLDAWLSDWPVWPDCIDLADEVLRMNRAVERYQLPPSLDVTAPVLTLTGTNGPDFLRKSARDTHVALSQSRLVEFDSVSHAGPAEAPDVLSSEIETFLRAHSPRSRD
- a CDS encoding helix-turn-helix domain-containing protein encodes the protein MGLLAQFDIYCDALPLVGVARELPDATVLFEFQFNHGNPPLFIITVTDGTRTAIEAALTAAVDIDEWMLIGEAGSTRRYQATPALTFEEQLGDHIDNPAGLKSLAAVEAVIERIEVTKEGWRQSGWFANRDAFTEFSLFWQQNGGFRLHRLTQNGASEPPGDGLSDRQREALRIAYENGFFQIPRRTSLKEVAAELDISASSVSERLRRAQTQLIEETVATTWPSLPE